The following proteins come from a genomic window of Gammaproteobacteria bacterium:
- a CDS encoding class I SAM-dependent DNA methyltransferase: MTSKQADSNATTGYEAELWAMADTLRGSMDAAEYKHVVLGLIFLKYISDAFEERHAAVLAEWGEEAAEDRDEYIAENIFWVPVEARWANLKAQARQPTIGQIVDQAMTATERDNPTLKEVLPKNYGRPALDKQRLGRLIDMVGNIRVGDAEARSRDVLGRVYEYFLSQFASAEGKRGGEFYTPRCVVKLLVEMLEPYRGRVYDPCCGSSGMFVQSVEFIHAHTTGNGNGGRTQGDISIYGQESNYTTWRLARMNLAIRGIGGQIAHGDSFHNDHHPDLKADFILANPPFNVSDWGGERLMDDKRWQYGVPPKGNANFAWVQHMVHHLAPKGVAGFVLANGSMSSNQSGEGEIRKNLIEAELVDCMVALPGQLFYSTQIPVCLWFLARRRQRLGEILFVDARKLGRMVDRTHRELTDEDIARIADTYHAWRTGTEGDGYADVPGFCKSASVDEVRQHAHVLTPGRYVGVEPQEDDGEPFEDKMERLVAELSQQQAEGARLDAAITENLRALGFGGRGR, from the coding sequence ATGACAAGCAAGCAAGCCGACAGCAACGCCACGACCGGTTACGAGGCCGAGCTGTGGGCAATGGCGGACACGCTCCGCGGCTCCATGGATGCGGCCGAGTACAAGCACGTCGTGCTCGGGCTCATCTTCCTGAAGTACATCTCGGACGCGTTTGAGGAGCGCCACGCGGCGGTGCTGGCCGAATGGGGGGAGGAGGCCGCGGAGGACCGCGACGAGTACATCGCCGAGAACATCTTCTGGGTTCCGGTGGAGGCCCGCTGGGCGAACCTAAAGGCACAGGCGCGGCAGCCGACGATTGGCCAGATCGTGGATCAAGCCATGACCGCGACCGAGCGCGACAACCCGACGCTGAAGGAGGTCCTGCCCAAGAATTACGGCCGGCCCGCCTTGGACAAGCAGCGTCTAGGCCGCCTCATCGACATGGTCGGGAACATCCGTGTCGGGGATGCTGAAGCGCGCTCTCGAGACGTGCTCGGCCGCGTATACGAGTACTTCCTCTCGCAGTTCGCGAGTGCCGAGGGGAAGCGGGGTGGCGAGTTCTACACTCCGCGCTGCGTCGTGAAGCTCCTCGTCGAGATGCTCGAGCCCTACCGGGGGCGGGTCTACGATCCGTGCTGCGGATCCTCGGGGATGTTCGTGCAGTCGGTCGAGTTCATTCACGCCCACACCACCGGTAACGGAAACGGCGGAAGGACGCAGGGCGACATCTCGATCTACGGCCAAGAGTCCAACTACACGACCTGGCGGCTCGCCAGGATGAACTTGGCCATTCGGGGGATCGGCGGGCAGATCGCCCATGGCGACAGCTTCCACAACGACCACCATCCGGACCTGAAGGCCGACTTCATCCTAGCCAACCCGCCATTCAACGTCTCGGACTGGGGCGGCGAGCGGCTGATGGACGACAAGCGCTGGCAATACGGCGTCCCGCCCAAGGGCAACGCGAACTTCGCTTGGGTACAGCACATGGTCCACCACCTCGCCCCGAAGGGGGTGGCTGGGTTCGTGCTGGCCAACGGATCGATGTCGTCGAACCAGTCCGGAGAGGGCGAGATCCGGAAGAACCTGATCGAGGCAGAGTTGGTCGACTGCATGGTCGCGCTGCCGGGCCAACTCTTCTACTCGACCCAGATTCCGGTCTGCCTGTGGTTCCTGGCGCGACGCCGGCAGCGGCTTGGAGAGATCCTCTTCGTCGACGCGAGGAAGCTAGGCCGGATGGTGGACAGGACGCACCGGGAGCTAACCGACGAGGACATCGCCCGGATCGCTGACACTTACCACGCCTGGCGGACGGGGACGGAAGGGGACGGCTACGCCGATGTTCCCGGCTTCTGCAAGAGCGCCTCGGTGGACGAGGTGCGCCAGCACGCACATGTCTTGACGCCGGGCCGCTACGTCGGTGTGGAGCCACAGGAGGACGACGGCGAGCCGTTCGAGGACAAGATGGAGCGGCTGGTGGCTGAACTAAGTCAGCAACAGGCCGAGGGTGCCCGGCTCGATGCTGCGATCACGGAGAACCTGAGAGCGCTGGGGTTCGGAGGTAGAGGGCGGTGA
- a CDS encoding nucleotidyltransferase substrate binding protein yields the protein MNIDTTFLRRCIASLEHAVEGIARQADREDLMYDIYRAACVKEFELVLEQSGKLLRKRLTAWFASNRQADRLHFKDLFRHAARHDFMDCETVERWLSYRDNRNYTAHDYGEDFAEATLRLLPDFIRDAKALADMIEQANDD from the coding sequence GTGAACATCGACACCACCTTCCTGCGCCGCTGCATTGCTTCGCTGGAGCACGCGGTTGAGGGCATCGCACGTCAGGCAGACCGCGAAGATCTCATGTACGACATCTATCGCGCTGCTTGTGTCAAGGAGTTCGAGCTCGTCCTTGAGCAAAGCGGGAAGTTGCTGCGCAAGCGTCTCACCGCCTGGTTCGCTAGCAACCGCCAAGCGGACCGCCTGCATTTCAAGGATCTGTTCCGCCACGCGGCTCGCCACGACTTCATGGACTGCGAAACGGTCGAACGATGGCTGAGCTACCGGGACAACCGCAACTACACTGCGCACGATTACGGAGAGGACTTCGCGGAGGCCACCCTCCGGCTCCTACCGGACTTCATCCGTGACGCCAAGGCGCTGGCCGACATGATCGAGCAGGCCAACGATGACTGA
- a CDS encoding restriction endonuclease subunit S, whose amino-acid sequence MTDRLRLSPRHRRILTSLLREHLPDVEVWAYGSRVNERGHEGSDLDLVLRGPQLRKIPFERLMDFEDSVRESTIPFLVEARDWARLPERFHREIEREYVVLVSSDTRWQEARLGDVIRLVSGGTPSKKREEYWNGAIPWVSARDMRRFRLRDTTHHVTAEGLANGTKQVPVGTILLLTRGMRLLKELPVCVTERPMAFNQDIKALLPKTRMDPDFLPYLVLGNKQRLLNLVDLAGHGTGRINSDELRALDVRLPPTSEQRAIAHILSKLDDKIELNRRMSEALEMMARALFRSWFVDFDPVRAKMNDRDTGFPQNIADLFPDRLMDSEMGQIPEGWHVATLAERIEVNPRRSLRRGQTAPYLPMANMPTQGHLPDAVAVRPFGSGMRFANGDTLVARITPCLENGKTAYVDFLADGEVGWGSTEYIVLRPKPPLPNQFGYFLARSARFREFATQNMSGTSGRQRVSPTALRGFRMVAPPSRVAARFGEVARSLFERVSKASHESHTLAALRDTLLPKLISGKIRVGDADKAMEFIA is encoded by the coding sequence ATGACTGACCGCCTGCGCCTCTCGCCAAGGCATCGGCGCATCCTCACCTCGTTGCTGCGGGAGCACCTGCCTGATGTCGAAGTCTGGGCCTACGGGAGCCGCGTGAACGAGCGGGGCCACGAAGGCAGCGATCTCGATCTCGTGCTGCGGGGGCCGCAGCTGAGGAAGATTCCGTTCGAGCGACTGATGGACTTTGAGGACTCGGTGCGGGAGTCGACGATTCCGTTCCTGGTCGAGGCGCGGGACTGGGCGAGGCTGCCGGAGCGGTTCCACCGGGAGATCGAGCGGGAGTATGTAGTGCTGGTGTCTTCAGATACTCGGTGGCAGGAAGCCAGACTGGGTGATGTAATCCGCCTGGTGTCTGGAGGAACGCCGTCAAAGAAGCGGGAAGAATACTGGAACGGCGCGATCCCCTGGGTCTCAGCGAGAGACATGAGGCGGTTTCGGCTCCGCGATACGACTCATCATGTCACTGCGGAAGGGCTCGCCAACGGCACCAAGCAGGTCCCGGTCGGCACGATCCTGCTTCTGACCAGGGGCATGAGACTCCTGAAGGAGCTACCCGTTTGCGTCACAGAACGACCGATGGCGTTCAACCAGGACATCAAGGCTCTCTTACCAAAGACCCGGATGGACCCCGATTTCCTTCCATACCTTGTTCTTGGCAACAAACAGCGGCTCCTGAATCTCGTAGACCTCGCAGGTCACGGTACAGGACGCATCAACAGTGACGAACTGCGCGCCCTCGATGTCCGGCTGCCACCGACGTCCGAGCAGCGCGCCATCGCCCACATCCTCAGCAAGCTGGATGACAAGATCGAACTGAATCGGCGGATGAGTGAGGCGCTGGAGATGATGGCACGGGCGCTGTTCAGGTCCTGGTTCGTTGATTTCGATCCGGTACGCGCCAAGATGAACGACCGGGACACCGGCTTTCCGCAGAACATCGCCGACCTGTTCCCCGACCGGCTGATGGATTCTGAGATGGGGCAGATTCCAGAGGGATGGCATGTTGCGACCTTGGCGGAGCGCATCGAGGTCAACCCGAGGCGATCTCTTCGACGGGGACAGACCGCTCCTTATCTTCCGATGGCCAATATGCCGACCCAGGGTCACCTGCCGGATGCCGTGGCGGTTCGACCCTTCGGATCCGGCATGCGGTTTGCTAACGGCGATACGCTTGTGGCCCGGATCACACCGTGCCTTGAGAACGGCAAGACGGCCTACGTGGATTTCTTAGCCGACGGCGAGGTCGGATGGGGCTCTACCGAGTACATCGTCCTGAGGCCGAAGCCCCCGCTTCCAAATCAGTTCGGGTACTTCCTCGCTCGGAGTGCAAGGTTTCGCGAATTCGCAACCCAGAACATGAGCGGCACGAGCGGCCGCCAGCGGGTGTCGCCAACCGCGCTGCGAGGCTTCCGTATGGTCGCGCCACCAAGCCGGGTGGCCGCGCGGTTCGGTGAAGTCGCCCGATCACTCTTCGAGAGAGTCAGCAAAGCGAGTCACGAATCCCACACCCTCGCCGCTCTCCGCGATACTCTCCTCCCGAAGCTCATCTCCGGCAAGATCCGCGTAGGTGATGCCGATAAGGCAATGGAGTTCATCGCATGA
- a CDS encoding type I restriction endonuclease subunit R produces MNALTESQVEEAALSWLHSFGWTVAHGPDIGPHAADAERTDYNTVVLNQRLRGALQRLNPVLPVDALDDAFRKLIRPEGSTLEARNRAVHRMLVDGVTVEYRTAGGAMRGAQVSVLDYANPASNDWLAVNQFTVVEGEHERRPDVVLCVNGLPLGLIELKNPADEKATVWTAWSQIQTYKAELSNLFAFNAALIASDGVEARLGTLTAGREWFKPWRTIDGATLADASLLQLQVMLEGMCERERFLKLVRDFIVFEDDGGGKLAKKIAGYHQFHAVETAVLETLRAAALRQELRLVAEPEGRYENGRQPGGDPGDRRIGVVWHTQGSGKSLTMAFYAGRIIREPAMENPTIVALTDRNDLDDQLFGTFSRCRDLLRQPPTQAVSRADLRAKLAVESGGVVFTTIQKFFPEEKGDRMPELSRRRNIVVIADEAHRSQYDFIDGYARHMRDALPNASFIGFTGTPIELEDANTRAVFGDYISVYDIERAVEDRATVPIYYESRLAKLALDEAERPTIDPEFEEVTEGEEIERKEKLKSKWAQLEAVAGAGPRLRLIAQDIVSHFDRRTEALDGKAMIVCMSRRICIDLYRELIRLRPDWHHEDDGEGRIKVVMTGSASDPPDWQPHIRNKARREMLAKRFRGPADPLQIVLVRDMWLTGFDAPSLHTMYVDKPMRGHGLMQAVARVNRVFRDKPGGLVVDYLGLAHELKRALATYTESGGTGKTTVDQAEAVAVMLEKYEVCCGLFHGFDHSAWTDGTPAERVSLLPAAQEHVLAQENGKERCLRAVRELSQAFALAVPHEEAIRIRDDVAFFQAVRSVLAKRAAGEARPEEELDYAIRQIVSRAVASEGVVDIFAAAGLEKPDISILSEEFLAEVRGMKQRNLAVELLQKLLKSELAVRKRKNVVQARSFAEMLEQTVHRYGNRAIEAGQVIEELIQLAREMREANARGEELGLSEDELAFYDALETNDSAVTVLGDETLRDIARELVETVRNNIKIDWTLRENVRANLRRLVKRILRKHGYPPDKQEKATRTVLEQAEVLSAGWAV; encoded by the coding sequence ATGAACGCTCTCACCGAGTCCCAGGTCGAAGAGGCCGCGCTCTCTTGGCTCCACAGCTTCGGGTGGACGGTCGCCCACGGCCCCGACATTGGCCCGCACGCGGCGGACGCGGAGCGAACGGACTACAACACCGTCGTCCTGAACCAACGGCTGCGCGGCGCGTTGCAGCGGTTGAATCCGGTCCTCCCCGTCGACGCACTGGACGACGCGTTCCGCAAGCTCATCCGTCCCGAAGGCTCCACCCTGGAAGCCCGCAACCGCGCGGTGCACCGGATGCTGGTGGACGGCGTGACGGTCGAGTACCGCACAGCCGGCGGCGCCATGCGCGGAGCCCAGGTCTCCGTCCTCGACTACGCCAATCCCGCAAGCAACGACTGGCTGGCAGTCAACCAGTTCACCGTTGTCGAAGGCGAACACGAGCGGCGGCCGGATGTCGTGCTGTGCGTCAACGGCTTGCCGCTGGGTCTGATCGAACTCAAGAACCCGGCGGACGAGAAGGCCACGGTGTGGACAGCGTGGTCGCAGATCCAGACCTACAAGGCCGAGCTCTCGAACCTGTTCGCCTTCAACGCGGCGCTCATTGCTTCCGACGGAGTCGAAGCGCGTCTGGGCACGCTCACCGCGGGGCGGGAGTGGTTCAAGCCGTGGCGGACGATCGACGGGGCGACGCTGGCCGACGCGAGTCTGCTTCAGTTGCAGGTGATGCTCGAGGGGATGTGCGAACGGGAGCGGTTCCTGAAGCTCGTCCGGGACTTCATCGTCTTCGAGGATGACGGGGGAGGCAAGCTGGCCAAGAAGATAGCCGGGTATCACCAGTTCCATGCCGTGGAGACGGCGGTGCTGGAGACCCTACGCGCGGCGGCGCTCCGGCAAGAACTGAGGTTGGTCGCCGAGCCGGAGGGCCGGTACGAGAACGGAAGGCAGCCGGGCGGCGATCCCGGTGACCGACGCATTGGCGTGGTCTGGCACACCCAAGGGTCGGGCAAGAGCCTGACCATGGCCTTCTACGCCGGACGGATCATCCGGGAGCCGGCGATGGAGAACCCGACGATCGTCGCGCTGACCGACCGCAACGACCTCGACGATCAACTCTTCGGCACGTTCTCCCGCTGCCGGGATCTGCTGCGGCAGCCGCCGACCCAGGCCGTCAGCCGTGCCGACCTGCGCGCCAAGCTGGCGGTCGAGTCGGGCGGCGTGGTGTTCACCACCATCCAGAAGTTCTTTCCGGAAGAAAAGGGCGACCGGATGCCCGAGTTGTCGCGGCGCCGGAACATCGTGGTGATCGCCGACGAGGCGCACCGCAGCCAGTACGACTTCATCGACGGCTACGCCCGCCACATGCGCGACGCGCTCCCCAACGCCTCGTTCATCGGCTTCACCGGCACGCCCATCGAGCTGGAGGACGCCAACACGCGCGCGGTGTTCGGCGATTACATCAGCGTCTACGACATCGAGCGCGCCGTCGAGGACCGCGCAACGGTGCCAATCTACTACGAGAGCCGGCTGGCGAAGCTGGCGCTGGACGAGGCCGAGCGGCCGACGATCGATCCCGAATTCGAGGAGGTAACCGAAGGGGAGGAAATCGAGCGCAAGGAGAAGCTGAAGAGCAAGTGGGCCCAGCTTGAAGCCGTCGCCGGAGCCGGGCCGCGGCTCAGGCTCATCGCCCAGGACATCGTCTCGCACTTCGACAGACGCACCGAAGCCCTCGACGGCAAAGCGATGATCGTCTGCATGAGCCGCCGCATCTGCATCGACCTCTACCGTGAACTGATTCGCCTGCGTCCAGACTGGCATCACGAGGATGACGGCGAGGGCCGTATCAAGGTCGTGATGACCGGCAGCGCATCGGATCCGCCTGACTGGCAGCCGCACATCCGTAACAAGGCGCGCCGCGAGATGCTCGCGAAGCGATTCCGCGGTCCCGCCGATCCGCTTCAGATCGTCCTCGTGCGCGACATGTGGCTGACCGGCTTCGACGCGCCGAGCCTGCACACCATGTACGTCGACAAGCCCATGCGCGGCCACGGGCTCATGCAGGCGGTCGCGCGGGTGAACCGGGTCTTCCGGGACAAGCCGGGCGGCCTGGTCGTCGACTACCTCGGGCTCGCCCATGAACTCAAACGGGCTCTCGCCACCTACACCGAGAGCGGAGGCACCGGCAAGACCACCGTAGATCAGGCCGAAGCGGTGGCGGTGATGCTGGAGAAGTACGAGGTGTGCTGCGGCCTGTTCCACGGATTCGACCATTCAGCGTGGACCGACGGGACGCCGGCGGAGCGCGTGAGCCTGCTGCCCGCAGCACAGGAACACGTCCTCGCGCAGGAGAACGGCAAGGAGCGCTGTCTGCGGGCCGTTCGCGAACTTTCGCAGGCCTTCGCGCTCGCCGTCCCTCACGAAGAGGCGATTCGGATCCGGGACGACGTGGCGTTCTTCCAGGCCGTCCGTTCGGTGCTCGCCAAGCGCGCCGCGGGGGAAGCGCGTCCCGAGGAAGAGTTGGATTACGCCATTCGCCAGATCGTGTCGCGGGCCGTGGCATCGGAGGGCGTCGTCGACATCTTCGCCGCGGCCGGGCTCGAGAAACCCGACATCTCGATCCTGTCCGAGGAGTTCTTGGCTGAAGTGCGAGGCATGAAACAGCGCAACCTGGCGGTCGAACTGCTGCAGAAGCTGCTGAAGAGCGAACTGGCGGTCCGCAAGCGAAAGAACGTCGTCCAGGCGCGATCGTTCGCCGAGATGCTTGAGCAAACCGTCCATCGCTACGGGAACAGGGCTATAGAGGCGGGGCAGGTCATCGAGGAGCTGATTCAGCTCGCCCGCGAGATGCGCGAAGCGAACGCCCGCGGCGAGGAGTTGGGACTCTCAGAGGACGAACTCGCCTTTTACGATGCGCTTGAGACGAACGACAGCGCCGTAACGGTCTTGGGCGACGAGACGCTGCGGGACATCGCACGCGAACTGGTCGAGACTGTCCGGAACAACATCAAGATCGACTGGACGCTTCGGGAGAATGTCCGCGCGAACCTGCGTCGGCTGGTCAAGCGTATTCTGCGCAAGCACGGCTACCCGCCCGACAAGCAGGAGAAGGCGACTCGGACGGTGCTCGAACAGGCTGAGGTGCTGTCGGCAGGGTGGGCAGTGTGA
- a CDS encoding tetratricopeptide repeat protein, producing MSGPAERTIRKFNPGVFQPDEEIVDQFVVRGRELNAVLKVIHNNIGVPSCQHALIVGPRGRGKTMLLARVAAEIRTDPQLRQALVPVRFMEESVEVFDIGDFWLDALLYLAKECAEGHPGLCSEIEVTHASLTRRTQGDDIAGQAKAALLDAADRLGRRLVLMVENLQSLCEEVDEDFGWQLRQSLQSDPEIILLGTATSRFEALDDVGAPFFELFRILRLEPLKTAECQSLWHWITGERRDARQMRPLEIFTGGNPRLLVIVAEFARHRTMARLLEELVGLVDDHSEYFRSNLNSLPKTERRIFAALADLWRPSTTRKVANRARLGVRKTSALLGRLVGRGAVKVDGNGRSRLYSVGEPLHCIYYKLRRWRDEAAIVHGLIRFMVAFYGPAETEKILGSLLDERSNDTVFRRAQEDLGAGLAGIPAGGAAATYRELVERHRDLGDPEGRIRVAGDLLDIGARLGSSGEAERSVEYNDELIRRFESTLIPDVQTAVAKALFNKALMPQQVGEHKVALTAFNEVVTRFGESEVPDIQECVGAALLNAGFHHGRLGDPEAAIASFDDAIRRFGESQAPGLRLYVAKSLRNKGSTLAGLGSPSSMDRGIATWDDLIDRFGEDCEPDIQMQVASAMTKKAGAQMKMGRDEAAVAVCDEAVRRYSASDRLDLRREVAMALELKTMILNRMGRGREALGTCGVLVRDFGSMAGQGGIPVAWRAMGNQVHALVLEGDESAADRVFRKMCDDLDVADNGMVTKIVWDVIDLMAAGATPGVFADALAASAEDCEELVPLLAALRRLAGRPVRVPEEFEKVVGDIVGTIEQRRG from the coding sequence ATGAGCGGACCAGCAGAGCGCACCATACGCAAATTCAATCCGGGCGTCTTTCAGCCGGACGAGGAGATCGTCGACCAGTTCGTTGTACGCGGGCGGGAGCTGAACGCTGTCCTGAAGGTCATCCACAACAACATCGGTGTTCCTTCCTGTCAGCACGCCCTCATCGTGGGTCCTCGGGGCCGTGGCAAGACCATGTTGCTGGCGCGCGTCGCCGCGGAAATCCGTACCGATCCGCAGCTTCGGCAGGCTCTGGTGCCGGTTCGGTTTATGGAGGAAAGCGTGGAGGTCTTCGACATCGGAGACTTCTGGCTGGACGCTCTGCTGTACCTGGCGAAGGAGTGCGCTGAGGGTCACCCCGGCCTCTGCAGCGAGATCGAAGTAACACACGCCTCTCTGACCCGCCGAACGCAGGGAGATGACATCGCCGGGCAGGCCAAGGCCGCTCTCCTTGATGCAGCCGACCGGCTGGGAAGACGGCTGGTGCTCATGGTGGAGAATCTCCAGAGTCTGTGCGAGGAGGTGGACGAGGACTTCGGGTGGCAACTCCGCCAGTCGCTCCAATCGGATCCCGAAATCATACTCCTGGGGACCGCCACAAGCCGCTTCGAAGCGCTGGATGACGTAGGCGCACCATTCTTCGAACTCTTTCGCATCCTCCGGCTGGAGCCCCTGAAGACTGCCGAGTGCCAGAGCCTCTGGCACTGGATCACTGGTGAGCGACGTGACGCCAGGCAGATGCGACCGTTGGAGATTTTTACGGGTGGGAATCCACGCCTCCTGGTGATCGTCGCCGAGTTTGCGCGACATCGCACGATGGCGCGGCTGTTGGAGGAACTGGTGGGCCTTGTCGACGATCACAGCGAATACTTTCGCAGTAATCTGAACTCCCTGCCCAAGACCGAGCGACGGATCTTCGCGGCTCTGGCCGACCTGTGGCGACCCTCGACCACGCGCAAGGTCGCAAACAGAGCCCGCCTAGGAGTACGGAAGACGTCTGCTTTGCTGGGACGGCTGGTCGGGCGAGGTGCCGTCAAGGTCGATGGGAATGGAAGGAGCCGGCTGTACTCCGTCGGGGAACCGCTCCACTGCATCTACTACAAGCTGAGGCGCTGGCGGGACGAAGCGGCCATCGTCCACGGGCTGATTCGCTTCATGGTGGCTTTCTACGGTCCGGCCGAGACCGAGAAGATTCTCGGCTCCCTGCTGGACGAAAGGTCAAACGACACCGTTTTCCGTCGCGCACAGGAAGATCTAGGTGCGGGCCTCGCCGGTATTCCTGCGGGCGGGGCTGCGGCAACCTACCGAGAACTCGTAGAGCGCCATCGGGACCTTGGTGACCCCGAGGGGCGGATCCGGGTTGCGGGCGATCTACTCGACATCGGCGCGAGGCTTGGGAGCTCAGGGGAGGCCGAGCGCTCGGTCGAATACAACGACGAACTGATCCGGCGTTTCGAGTCCACGCTGATTCCGGACGTGCAGACCGCTGTCGCCAAGGCCCTCTTCAACAAGGCCTTGATGCCTCAGCAGGTTGGCGAGCACAAGGTCGCATTGACCGCCTTCAACGAGGTGGTGACGCGGTTCGGAGAGTCCGAAGTGCCGGACATCCAAGAGTGCGTGGGCGCGGCGCTCTTGAACGCGGGGTTCCACCATGGTCGACTTGGCGATCCGGAAGCAGCGATAGCGTCGTTCGACGATGCAATCAGGCGCTTTGGCGAGAGTCAGGCGCCTGGGCTTCGGCTTTACGTCGCGAAGTCGCTGCGAAACAAGGGCTCGACCCTGGCTGGACTCGGATCACCGTCCTCGATGGACAGGGGCATCGCGACTTGGGATGACCTCATCGACCGGTTCGGCGAGGACTGCGAACCGGATATCCAGATGCAGGTCGCAAGCGCCATGACGAAGAAGGCGGGCGCGCAAATGAAGATGGGCAGGGACGAGGCTGCGGTTGCAGTCTGCGACGAGGCCGTTCGTCGTTACTCGGCAAGCGACCGGTTGGATCTGCGGCGAGAGGTGGCCATGGCGCTGGAACTCAAGACGATGATTCTGAATCGAATGGGGCGGGGTCGGGAAGCTCTCGGCACTTGCGGCGTCTTGGTCCGTGACTTCGGAAGCATGGCCGGGCAAGGCGGCATCCCTGTCGCGTGGCGCGCTATGGGGAACCAGGTACACGCATTAGTGCTCGAGGGTGACGAGTCGGCGGCGGACCGTGTCTTCCGGAAGATGTGCGATGACCTCGATGTCGCAGACAACGGGATGGTCACCAAGATCGTCTGGGACGTGATCGATCTGATGGCAGCCGGTGCGACTCCGGGCGTCTTCGCCGACGCACTTGCGGCCAGCGCGGAAGATTGCGAGGAGCTCGTGCCGCTGCTGGCCGCGCTCCGAAGGCTCGCGGGGCGGCCAGTGAGAGTGCCCGAAGAGTTCGAAAAGGTCGTCGGGGACATTGTAGGGACTATTGAGCAACGGCGGGGGTGA
- a CDS encoding ATP-binding protein has product MKSSTGRWVIDGDFFDREGELALLETRVRNGNHMVMTGQRRMGKTSILRELGRRLEQKGWVFLFADVEADRSEEDLIASLAKAIHPVTPIRARLVRGMRRRLRRLAGRVDKVSAHKFAVRFRAGLDSGNWRRHGEELIAHCAQHDHRVLIVLDEVPIFLARLLRQEDGTRRVDEFLSWLRATFQKVDGRNLTLILSGSIGLAPLVERLGISDRINYLYPVRLGPWNLEVSVQCFETLARSHDLSADDGVARAVYEHLGIGIPQHVQSFFACLWDYVRMHDRSRITVDDVAEVYRTELLGPSGQNDLAHNEARLRDGLGDARRYRIAMEILAEASVQGIFAAEAHRQLENRHSRLVADAPRLVADTLAVLVHDGYLEPHPGGHRFASNLLRDWWKTRFRHHYRPLGRKSPNRLPGDDAP; this is encoded by the coding sequence ATGAAATCATCCACCGGTCGCTGGGTAATCGACGGCGACTTCTTCGACCGCGAAGGAGAGTTGGCACTCCTCGAGACCCGTGTCCGCAACGGAAACCACATGGTCATGACCGGCCAGCGCCGCATGGGGAAGACCAGCATTCTTCGCGAACTCGGGCGTCGGCTGGAACAGAAAGGCTGGGTGTTTCTATTCGCGGATGTGGAGGCGGATCGATCCGAGGAAGACCTGATCGCCAGCTTGGCCAAGGCCATCCATCCGGTCACGCCAATCAGGGCGCGCCTCGTGAGGGGCATGCGTCGCAGGCTACGCAGACTGGCTGGCCGCGTCGACAAAGTCAGCGCCCACAAGTTCGCCGTCCGCTTCCGCGCTGGCCTGGACTCCGGGAACTGGCGGCGTCACGGGGAAGAGCTGATCGCCCACTGCGCCCAACACGACCACCGGGTGCTGATCGTCCTCGACGAGGTGCCGATCTTCCTGGCGAGATTGCTCCGCCAGGAAGACGGTACTCGCCGCGTTGACGAGTTTCTGAGCTGGTTGCGGGCCACATTCCAGAAGGTCGATGGTCGCAACTTGACGCTGATCCTGTCAGGCAGTATCGGGCTCGCGCCGTTGGTCGAGCGGCTGGGCATCTCTGATCGAATCAACTACCTGTATCCAGTCCGGCTGGGTCCGTGGAACCTGGAGGTCTCCGTCCAGTGCTTCGAGACGCTGGCGAGGAGCCACGACCTATCTGCCGACGATGGAGTAGCACGGGCGGTCTACGAGCACCTCGGCATTGGCATCCCGCAGCACGTACAGTCCTTCTTCGCGTGTCTGTGGGACTACGTTCGGATGCACGACCGAAGCCGGATTACGGTGGACGACGTGGCGGAAGTGTACCGCACCGAACTTCTGGGACCATCCGGACAGAATGACCTCGCGCACAACGAAGCGCGACTGAGGGATGGCTTGGGTGATGCACGCCGCTACCGGATTGCAATGGAGATTCTGGCCGAGGCGTCCGTCCAGGGCATCTTTGCTGCGGAGGCACACCGTCAACTCGAGAACAGGCATTCCAGGCTTGTGGCGGACGCCCCACGGCTGGTCGCCGACACCCTCGCCGTCCTCGTCCATGACGGCTATCTCGAACCGCACCCCGGTGGCCATCGATTCGCGTCAAACCTGTTGCGCGACTGGTGGAAGACCCGCTTTCGGCATCACTACAGGCCTCTTGGTCGAAAATCGCCTAACAGGCTTCCGGGAGATGACGCCCCATGA